A DNA window from Haloactinospora alba contains the following coding sequences:
- the mtrA gene encoding MtrAB system response regulator MtrA, with the protein MKGRVLVVDDDLSLAEMLGIVLRGEGFEPTFVHDGDKAMEAFRETKPDLVLLDLMLPGADGIDVCRQIRAESGVPVVMLTAKSDTVDVVLGLESGADDYIVKPFKPKELVARVRVRLRRTEEPAPEVLQIGDVTIDVAGHAVTRDGELISLTPLEFDLLVALARKPRQVFTREVLLEQVWGYRHAADTRLVNVHVQRLRAKIEKDPEHPEIVVTVRGVGYKAGTS; encoded by the coding sequence ATGAAGGGACGCGTACTGGTCGTCGACGACGACCTCTCTCTCGCCGAGATGTTGGGCATTGTCCTCCGCGGCGAAGGCTTCGAACCCACGTTCGTGCACGACGGGGACAAGGCAATGGAAGCGTTCCGCGAGACCAAGCCTGACCTTGTGCTGCTGGACCTCATGCTGCCCGGGGCGGACGGAATCGACGTGTGCCGGCAGATCCGTGCCGAGTCCGGGGTTCCGGTCGTGATGCTCACGGCGAAGAGCGACACGGTGGACGTGGTGCTCGGGCTGGAGTCGGGAGCCGACGACTACATCGTCAAACCGTTCAAGCCCAAGGAGCTGGTGGCCCGGGTCCGGGTGCGGCTGCGCAGGACCGAGGAGCCGGCCCCCGAGGTGCTGCAGATCGGCGATGTCACCATCGACGTGGCCGGACACGCGGTCACCCGCGACGGTGAGCTGATCAGCCTCACCCCGCTGGAGTTCGACCTGCTGGTGGCGCTGGCACGCAAGCCACGGCAGGTGTTCACGCGGGAGGTGCTGCTGGAGCAGGTGTGGGGCTACCGGCACGCGGCCGACACCCGGCTGGTCAACGTGCACGTCCAGCGGCTGCGCGCGAAGATCGAGAAGGACCCCGAACATCCGGAGATCGTGGTCACCGTGCGCGGCGTCGGGTACAAGGCCGGCACCTCCTGA
- a CDS encoding glycerophosphoryl diester phosphodiesterase membrane domain-containing protein: MTHENGQGWEHPPGEGAGGGPVPPADGSGGSPWAAPGGAPPPQPPSGPYGPSSPYGGPHGSPPPPRPGVVALRRLNLGDILNGAFSYIRHNPKTALGLTAIIMAVISVPSAVANGSMMNDLSSWTEQLEQQRDESLPVFPFSALTIVAVAAGPVLQWLGQALLTGLLAAVVGLSVIGRKLTMGQAWETVRPRLGGVLGVAGLYALLGLASALLLVGVIAAPSALIITDAASPWVAVPAMGFGMLAWIALNVWIYVRTSLAMPVTVLENLGPAGSLVRSWRLTVGSWWRVFGILLLATLIAGVASSVLSVPFSIGNAVAEFGIPDATLRSIATGALTFLGTVLASTLVVPFTIGVTALLYVDLRIRREGLDLKLQTAAQSGHHVGPEIYLPEPAQPGHSFGGGQ, encoded by the coding sequence ATGACGCACGAGAACGGCCAGGGATGGGAGCATCCCCCCGGTGAGGGAGCGGGAGGCGGCCCGGTTCCGCCGGCTGACGGATCCGGCGGCTCCCCGTGGGCGGCCCCGGGGGGAGCACCACCCCCCCAACCACCCTCCGGGCCCTACGGCCCCTCATCCCCGTACGGAGGACCCCACGGCTCTCCCCCGCCGCCACGGCCCGGGGTGGTGGCACTGCGCCGGCTCAACCTCGGCGACATCCTCAACGGAGCGTTCAGCTACATCCGGCACAACCCGAAGACCGCGCTGGGGTTGACCGCGATCATCATGGCCGTCATCAGCGTCCCCTCGGCGGTCGCCAACGGCTCCATGATGAACGACCTCTCCTCGTGGACCGAACAGCTCGAGCAGCAGCGGGACGAGAGCCTGCCGGTCTTCCCGTTCTCCGCCCTGACCATCGTCGCCGTGGCCGCCGGCCCCGTGCTGCAGTGGCTCGGCCAGGCCCTCCTCACCGGGTTGCTGGCCGCGGTCGTGGGGTTGTCCGTGATCGGCCGGAAACTCACCATGGGCCAGGCCTGGGAAACGGTGCGCCCCCGGCTGGGGGGTGTCCTGGGTGTCGCCGGGTTGTACGCCCTGCTGGGTCTGGCATCGGCGCTCCTGCTCGTCGGGGTGATCGCCGCTCCGTCCGCGCTGATCATCACGGATGCGGCGAGCCCCTGGGTGGCCGTACCGGCGATGGGCTTCGGCATGCTCGCCTGGATCGCCCTCAACGTGTGGATCTACGTGCGGACCTCGCTGGCGATGCCGGTCACCGTCCTGGAGAACCTGGGGCCGGCTGGTTCGCTGGTCCGGTCGTGGCGCCTGACCGTGGGAAGCTGGTGGCGGGTCTTCGGCATCCTGCTGCTGGCGACACTGATCGCCGGGGTGGCCTCCTCCGTTCTCTCCGTGCCCTTCTCCATCGGGAACGCCGTCGCGGAGTTCGGCATCCCCGACGCCACCCTGCGGTCCATCGCCACCGGAGCCCTGACCTTCCTGGGGACGGTCCTCGCCAGCACCCTGGTGGTCCCGTTCACCATCGGCGTTACCGCGCTGCTCTACGTGGATCTGCGCATCCGCCGGGAGGGATTGGACCTCAAGCTGCAGACCGCCGCGCAGTCGGGTCACCACGTCGGCCCGGAGATCTACCTGCCCGAACCGGCGCAGCCGGGGCATTCCTTCGGGGGCGGCCAGTGA
- a CDS encoding DUF4129 domain-containing protein: MATTVLTGALSGDEGREIAREELSKRVYDQAEPGLIELVYTRVSEWLNRVLAEASTAVPGGWWVLGPLLFLLVALAGAAVGYARPARRARRAAVVTGRAAGSPDDHRAAAERHAAAGDHTAAIRERLRAISRSLEERAVLAPRPGRTATELATEASAMLPEHRAAFERAARMFNDTVYGRRPAEAEEYQALRELDEALPETRPLQEAGQRQ; this comes from the coding sequence GTGGCCACCACCGTCCTGACCGGCGCGCTCAGTGGGGACGAGGGCCGGGAGATCGCCCGGGAGGAACTCTCCAAGCGCGTCTACGACCAGGCCGAACCCGGCCTGATCGAGCTGGTGTACACCCGGGTGTCGGAGTGGCTCAACCGGGTGCTCGCGGAGGCCAGTACGGCTGTCCCGGGCGGCTGGTGGGTTCTCGGCCCGCTGTTGTTCCTCCTCGTCGCCCTGGCCGGGGCGGCGGTGGGCTACGCGCGCCCCGCGCGCCGGGCGCGGCGGGCGGCCGTGGTCACCGGCAGGGCCGCGGGCAGCCCGGACGACCACCGCGCGGCGGCCGAACGCCACGCCGCGGCGGGTGACCACACAGCCGCCATCCGGGAGCGGTTGCGGGCCATCAGCCGCTCCCTGGAGGAGCGGGCCGTCCTCGCCCCCCGGCCCGGGCGGACCGCGACGGAACTCGCCACGGAAGCCTCGGCTATGCTCCCGGAACACAGGGCCGCGTTCGAGCGGGCGGCACGGATGTTCAACGACACGGTCTACGGCCGGCGCCCGGCCGAAGCTGAGGAGTACCAGGCGTTGCGGGAGCTGGACGAAGCGTTGCCGGAGACACGTCCGCTACAGGAAGCGGGGCAGCGCCAGTGA
- a CDS encoding DUF4350 domain-containing protein, translated as MTTSPAPSPGSETPTATSRSPGELWRRARGPVAFLGVLTLLSVVLSLGGQEYPTGPLEPEGPNAQGSRALVQVLQQRGNDVTVARSVGDAREAAHADSVLVVAGSQRLPDRHLERLSEASGDLLLPRPATTALEELAPEVERAGVTDVTSLDPGCEAPAAEAAGRADTGGTLYTPAEDTTGATGCYPDPGEDADDGYGLLRVDRENGGTTTLLGNPAPLTNERLARGGNAALALNLIGDRDTVWLLPDVPEDGEDAGLWQMLPVSLRMALIPLAVTLLALALWRGRRLGPLVSERLPVVVRAAETTEGRARLYASRHARDRAAAALRTGFLERVLPTLGLGPDATPETVLEALATRTGEDPQRVRALVYAPDEGTDTFTVDDRALVRLADQLDALARRVR; from the coding sequence GTGACGACGAGCCCCGCCCCCTCCCCCGGTTCGGAAACACCCACGGCGACCTCGCGGTCTCCCGGCGAGTTGTGGCGCCGCGCGCGTGGCCCCGTGGCGTTCCTCGGCGTACTCACGCTGCTCTCCGTGGTCCTGTCCCTGGGCGGGCAGGAGTACCCCACGGGACCACTCGAACCCGAGGGACCCAACGCGCAGGGCTCCCGCGCACTGGTACAGGTCCTGCAGCAGCGCGGGAACGACGTCACCGTCGCCCGTAGCGTCGGTGACGCCCGCGAGGCCGCCCACGCGGACTCGGTACTGGTGGTCGCGGGATCGCAGCGACTCCCCGACCGGCACCTGGAACGGCTCTCCGAGGCCTCCGGGGACCTGCTGCTGCCCCGGCCGGCGACAACGGCGCTGGAGGAACTCGCCCCGGAGGTGGAGCGCGCGGGCGTCACCGACGTGACGTCCCTGGACCCCGGGTGCGAGGCGCCGGCCGCCGAGGCCGCCGGGCGTGCGGACACCGGCGGAACCCTGTACACCCCGGCGGAGGACACGACCGGTGCCACGGGGTGCTACCCCGATCCCGGGGAGGACGCGGACGACGGGTACGGACTGCTGCGTGTGGACCGGGAGAACGGCGGAACCACCACCCTGCTCGGGAACCCCGCCCCGCTGACCAACGAGCGGCTCGCGCGCGGCGGGAACGCCGCGCTGGCGCTGAACCTCATCGGTGACCGGGACACCGTGTGGCTGCTGCCGGACGTTCCCGAGGACGGGGAGGACGCGGGGCTGTGGCAGATGCTGCCGGTGTCGCTGCGGATGGCGCTCATTCCGCTCGCCGTGACCCTGCTGGCGCTGGCGCTGTGGCGCGGGCGGCGGCTGGGACCGCTCGTCTCCGAACGGCTCCCCGTGGTGGTGCGGGCCGCGGAGACCACGGAGGGGCGGGCCCGACTGTACGCCTCCCGGCACGCCCGGGACCGCGCCGCGGCCGCGCTGCGCACGGGCTTCCTCGAGCGGGTGCTCCCCACTCTCGGGCTCGGTCCGGACGCCACGCCCGAGACCGTGCTGGAGGCTCTCGCCACCCGTACCGGAGAGGATCCGCAGCGGGTGCGCGCCCTGGTGTACGCCCCCGACGAGGGAACGGACACGTTCACCGTCGACGACCGCGCCCTCGTACGGCTCGCCGACCAGCTGGACGCGCTCGCGCGGCGCGTGCGGTGA
- the mtrB gene encoding MtrAB system histidine kinase MtrB has translation MANSDGDARAVPPNRDAPSYQDGDVEHRSRWQRFGGLLLRGYTTAQRGARSVVHRVRRRWRRSLQLRVVSSTFAISTLVTAVLGFFLIQQVLTGLLEAKEDAALNDHKAGLNTALSRMQASGQSAENQQELSGIVQSLATRRGAEVMILPRFGGANGFISGDVEQESVPAQLREKVRESNRTGDQYSRYTEIIRGEEREPALAVGATLSHSYELYYLFPLEHEQQMLDLVQNTVVLVGTLLTLLLAVISYLVTRQVVSPVRSAAGSAEKLASGELSERMTVQGEDDLARLAISFNDMAGNLQEKIRELEELSNVQRQFVSDVSHELRTPLSTIRMAADLLYEDREELDPTMGRSVELLQSQLERFDELLGDLLEISRHDAGAATLSTEPVDIRDSVMRAVGDSEQIAERHGIKVVQRLPAEPCTAEFDSRRINRILRNLIVNAIEHSEGKDVIVTAAGDRDAVAVAVRDFGVGLNEGEEHLVFDRFWRADPARDRTTGGTGLGLSIAKEDAQLHGGWLQAWGMPGKGSQFRLSLPRASGAELRGSPLPLAPLDRGLGRGRTGTTSTATDTDSSRPAGTGDNS, from the coding sequence GTGGCCAATAGCGACGGCGACGCGCGCGCCGTGCCCCCGAACAGGGACGCGCCCTCCTACCAGGACGGTGATGTCGAACACCGTTCCCGGTGGCAGCGGTTCGGCGGGTTGCTGTTGCGTGGTTACACCACAGCGCAACGTGGTGCGCGGTCCGTGGTGCACAGGGTGCGCCGGCGGTGGCGGCGCTCGTTGCAGCTGCGGGTCGTCAGCAGTACGTTCGCCATATCGACGCTCGTCACCGCGGTACTGGGGTTCTTCCTCATCCAGCAGGTACTGACCGGACTGCTGGAGGCCAAGGAGGACGCCGCGCTCAACGACCACAAGGCGGGCCTCAACACGGCCCTCAGCCGGATGCAGGCCAGCGGCCAGTCGGCGGAGAACCAGCAGGAACTCAGCGGTATCGTCCAGAGCCTCGCGACGCGGCGCGGGGCGGAGGTGATGATCCTGCCGCGGTTCGGCGGCGCGAACGGGTTCATCAGCGGCGACGTCGAGCAGGAGAGCGTCCCGGCGCAGCTGCGCGAGAAGGTGCGCGAGAGCAACCGCACCGGGGACCAGTACTCCCGTTACACCGAGATCATCCGCGGCGAGGAGCGCGAACCGGCGCTCGCGGTCGGGGCGACGCTGTCGCACTCCTACGAGCTGTACTACCTCTTCCCCCTCGAGCACGAGCAACAGATGCTCGACCTCGTGCAGAACACCGTGGTCCTGGTGGGAACCCTGCTGACCCTGCTGCTGGCCGTCATCTCCTACCTGGTCACCCGGCAGGTGGTCAGCCCGGTGCGTTCGGCCGCGGGCTCCGCCGAGAAACTCGCCTCCGGTGAACTGTCCGAACGGATGACGGTCCAGGGGGAGGACGACCTGGCGCGATTAGCCATCTCGTTCAACGACATGGCGGGCAACCTGCAGGAGAAGATCCGCGAGCTGGAGGAGCTGTCCAACGTGCAGCGCCAGTTCGTCTCCGACGTTTCGCACGAGCTCCGCACGCCGCTGTCCACGATCCGGATGGCCGCCGACCTCCTGTACGAGGACCGGGAGGAGCTCGACCCGACGATGGGGCGTTCGGTGGAGCTGCTGCAGAGCCAACTGGAACGTTTCGACGAACTGCTGGGTGACCTGCTGGAGATCAGTCGCCACGACGCCGGGGCGGCCACCCTGTCCACCGAGCCGGTGGACATCCGGGACAGCGTGATGCGCGCCGTGGGCGACTCGGAGCAGATCGCGGAACGGCACGGCATCAAGGTGGTGCAGCGCCTGCCGGCCGAACCCTGCACCGCGGAGTTCGACTCCCGGCGCATCAACCGCATCCTGCGCAACCTGATCGTGAACGCCATCGAACACAGCGAGGGCAAGGACGTCATCGTCACGGCGGCGGGCGACCGGGACGCGGTGGCGGTAGCCGTGCGCGACTTCGGAGTGGGACTCAACGAGGGCGAGGAGCACCTGGTGTTCGACCGTTTCTGGCGCGCCGACCCGGCACGGGACCGCACCACGGGCGGAACCGGGCTGGGCCTGTCCATCGCCAAGGAGGACGCCCAGCTCCACGGTGGCTGGCTGCAGGCGTGGGGCATGCCGGGCAAGGGTTCGCAGTTCCGGTTGTCCCTGCCGCGCGCCTCGGGGGCGGAGCTCCGCGGCTCCCCGCTGCCGCTGGCGCCGCTGGACAGGGGGCTCGGCCGCGGCCGGACCGGGACGACCTCCACCGCCACGGACACGGATTCTTCCCGACCCGCCGGAACGGGGGACAACTCGTGA
- a CDS encoding AAA family ATPase, with the protein MTAFTAEEPPSAEQAREALTALRHEVAKAVVGQEETVTGLVVALLCRGHVLMEGVPGVAKTLLVRAVSAALSLDHKRTQFTPDLMPGDVTGSQIYDARSAKFEFYEGPVFTHLFLADEINRTPPKTQAALLEAMEERQVTVEGHPVPLPDPFVVAATQNPVEYEGTYPLPEAQLDRFLLKLVVSLPERDQEVGMLTRHAEGFDPSDLAAAGVRPVAGVAELRAAREAVARTHVTPEVLSYVVDVCRGTRASPSLQLGASPRGATALLRTSRTWAWLAGRDYVTPDDVKSLAKATLRHRVALRPEAELEGATTDGVLDGVLASVPVPQ; encoded by the coding sequence GTGACCGCCTTCACCGCTGAGGAACCGCCCTCCGCCGAACAGGCGCGAGAGGCGCTGACCGCGCTGCGCCACGAGGTCGCCAAGGCCGTCGTCGGCCAGGAGGAGACCGTGACCGGCCTGGTGGTCGCGTTGCTGTGCCGCGGCCACGTGCTGATGGAGGGCGTGCCCGGTGTCGCCAAGACCCTCCTGGTGCGGGCCGTGTCCGCCGCGCTCTCCCTCGACCACAAGCGCACCCAGTTCACCCCCGACCTGATGCCGGGAGACGTCACCGGTTCGCAGATCTACGACGCGCGTTCGGCGAAGTTCGAGTTCTACGAGGGGCCGGTGTTCACGCACCTGTTCCTCGCCGACGAGATCAACCGGACCCCGCCCAAGACGCAGGCGGCCCTGCTGGAGGCCATGGAGGAACGGCAGGTGACGGTGGAGGGGCATCCCGTTCCGCTCCCCGACCCGTTCGTCGTGGCTGCCACCCAGAACCCGGTGGAGTACGAGGGGACCTACCCGCTCCCGGAGGCCCAGCTGGACCGGTTCCTCCTCAAGCTCGTCGTCTCCCTCCCGGAGCGCGACCAGGAGGTCGGGATGCTCACCCGGCACGCGGAGGGGTTCGACCCCAGCGACCTGGCAGCGGCAGGCGTGCGCCCGGTGGCCGGTGTGGCGGAGCTGCGCGCGGCGCGCGAGGCGGTCGCCCGTACCCATGTCACGCCGGAGGTGCTGTCCTACGTCGTGGACGTGTGCCGGGGGACGCGGGCGTCCCCGTCACTGCAGCTGGGCGCCTCCCCCCGAGGGGCGACCGCGCTGCTGCGCACCAGCAGGACCTGGGCCTGGCTGGCGGGCCGGGACTACGTCACCCCCGACGACGTGAAGTCGCTGGCCAAAGCGACGCTGCGGCACCGTGTCGCGCTGCGCCCCGAAGCCGAGTTGGAGGGTGCCACCACGGACGGCGTCCTGGACGGGGTGCTGGCCTCCGTCCCGGTTCCCCAGTGA